A region of the Dreissena polymorpha isolate Duluth1 chromosome 6, UMN_Dpol_1.0, whole genome shotgun sequence genome:
cattaaggactgcacaggttaatctgggacgacactttactcacatttaggactgcacaggttaatctgggacggcactttactaacatttaggactgcacaggttaatctgagacgacacttaactcacatttaggactgcacaggttaatctgagacgacactttactcacatttaggactgcacaggttaatctgagacgacactttactcacatttaggactgcacaggctgatctgggacgacactttactcacatttaggactgcacaggttaatctgagacgacactttactcacattaaagactgcacaggttaatctgagacgacactttactcacattatggactgcacatgttaatgtgggacgacacttactcacatttaggactgcacaggttaatcttggacgacactttactcacatttaggactgcacaggttaatctgggacgacactttactcacattaaggactgcacaggttaatctgggacggcactttactcacatttaggactgcacagggtaatctgggacgacactttactaacatttaggactgcacaggctgatctgagacgacacttactcacatttaggactgcacagggtaatctgggactacactttactcacatttaggactgcacaggttaatctgggacggcactttactcgcatttaggactgcacaggttaatctgggacgacactttactcacatttaggactgcacaggttaatcttggacgacactttactcacatttaggactgcacaggttaatctgggacgacactttactcacattaaagactgcacaggttaatctgggacggcactttactcacatttaggactgcacaggttaatctgggacggcactttactcacatttaggactgcacaggttaatctgggacgacactttactcacatttaggactgcacaggttaatctgagacgacactttactcacattaaagactgcacaggttaatctgggacgacactttactcacatttaggactgcataggttaatctgggacggcactttactcacatttaggactgcacagggtaatctgggacggcactttactcacatttaggactgcgcatgttaatctgggacgacattttactcaccatgttaatctaggacgacactttactcacattatggactgcacatgttaatgtgggacgacacttactcacatttaggactgcacaggttaatctgggacgacacttactcacatttaggactgcataggtttatctgggacgacactttactcacatttaggactgcataggtttatctgggacgacactttactcacatttaggactgcataggtttatctgggacgacactttactcacatttaggactgcataggtttatctgggacgacactttactcacatttaggactgcataggtttatctgggacgacactttactcacatttaggACTGCACACTTGagtctgggacggcactttactcacatttaggactgcgcatgttaatctgggacgacattttactcaccatgttaatctaggacgacactttactcacattatggactgcacatgttaatgtgggacgacacttactcacatttaggactgcacaggttaatctgggacgacacttactcacatttaggactgcataggtttatctgggacgacactttactcacatttaggactgcataggtttatctgggacgacactttactcacatttaggactgcataggtttatctgggacgacactttactcacatttaggactgcataggtttatctgggacgacactttactcacatttaggactgcataggtttatctgggacgacactttactcacattaaagactgcataggtttatctgggacgacactttactcacatttaggactgcataggtttatctgggacgacactttactcacattaaggactgcataggtttatctgggacgacactttactcacatttaggactgcataggtttatctgggacgacactttactcacatttaggACTGCACACTtgagtctgggacgacactttactcacattaaggactgcataggtttatctgggacgacactttactcacatttaggactgcataggtttatctgggacgacactttactcacatttaggactgcataggtttatctgggacgacactttactcacatttaggactgcataggtttatctgggacgacactttactcacatttaggactgcataggtttatctgggacgacactttactcacattaaagactgcataggtttatctgggacgacactttactcacatttaggactgcataggtttatctgggacgacactttactcacattaaggactgcataggtttatctgggacgacactttactcacatttaggactgcataggtttatctgggacgacactttactcacatttaggactgcataggtttatctgggacgacactttactcacatttaggactgcataggtttatctgggacgacactttactcacatttaggactgcataggtttatctgggacgacactttactcacattaaagactgcataggtttatctgggacgacactttactcacatttaggactgcataggtttatctgggacgacactttactcacattaaggactgcataggtttatctgggacgacactttactcacatttaggactgcataggtttatctgggacgacactttactcacatttaggactgcataggtttatctgggacgacactttactcacatttaggactgcataggtttatctgggacgacactttactcacatttaggactgcataggtttatctgggacgacactttactcacatttaggactgcataggtttatctgggacgacactttactcacatttaggactgcataggtttatctgggacgacactttactcacatttaggactgcataggtttatctgggacgacactttactcacattcaggactgcataggtttatctgggacgacactttactcacatttaggactgcataggtttatctgggacgacactttactcacatttaggactgcataggtttatctgggacgacactttactcacatttaggactgcataggtttatctgggacgacactttactcacattcaggactgcataggtttatctgggacgacactttactcacatttaggactgcataggtttatctgggacgacactttactcacatttaggactgcataggtttatctgggacgacactttactcacatttaggACTGCACACTtgagtctgggacgacactttactcacatgcatcatgccaagatttcccagagagaggctcattTTTGGACtctcttttttattgaaaataacttTCATGTTAGCATAAAAGCTTTGAAAATAAGTCATCGATGCCTTCTCTGTTTCGATTATGGTTTATGGATTATGTTGCTGATGCATGAGCAGTAACgctattgctgctgctgatgcCGGTGCTGATGCTGTTGTTGGTTTCTGACGGTGTTTAAAGGTTATTTTCCTTTTGGTCCGTTTGTTATCAGAAACTATTTAtggttttatgttatatttgctgTATAATTGTTATTACtcaataattaaaacgaaaatagtGTACAGTGTTAACATACAGCTTAAACATATAATGTGAACTAATTTGGATTTCCAAActacatgttatttattattgtgtcaaattcaatAGTTACTGTAGGTCTgatttgaattaaaattaaaacaaaaataatcttATGTAACACAAGTCGAACACCGAAAATGTTCAACGCTCgtatacaaattataaaacacGAGTGTATATCAATCCAGGTAGTACATGGTTTGACATTAAAATAATCAAGACCTAACGTACAGATAAACCGAGGTCGTTCGATGGTATATCCTTTATCAAAGGTTATTTAATTCGTGTCACAATAACGCTCTGATCTATCATCATTCGAACTCATGCCTATAAATAGACATTAAtagaatttatattgaaaatgaccATAACGAGGTCATACATTTGGTAACGAGGAAGCACAGCTTAAGTCATGTCTATTTTTGTAGTTGTTTGTGTTGTGTGTTACCAAACAATCATACCCCCAAAATGCAATTTCTACTGCGTTTTCATTTTTTACGTTGCGCATTCTGACGCGAGGAAATCCGTTATTAAAAGCCGATGCTTGATTGcatatgaaaataaaacagaCACAGATCAGTCCCTCTAAATATAAGCCTCGCActgtgaaatgggggtttaatgcatgagcttaaagtgccgtcccacattagcctgtgcagtccgcacaggcttatccttaactggattttcgtcgaGAATGGTcttccttttaatgaaaaatacaataacagcggaaagtgtcgtccctggttagccagtgactgcacaggttaatttggGTTGACACCctgcgcaaatgcattaaacccccttttcacagagcgaagcGCATATATACTGCAATCTCATAATTTACAATAAGTGTCTTTACAAGGGCGTGATGAAATAAAAGTCATACGATGTAATACTGAATGACCTTCGTGCAAAAATGAAGTTAGGAATGAAGTTACAATAGGCGACAGATAAACTGCGTTCGTCTGGTTAATTCATCTATAAAAAAGTACAATGGCGCCAGGAAATGTAATTAAGGTAAAAAATGAGgttaaatacaataatttttgCCGATATCAACAATCGTTGCCAATAAATAGTAAACACACTTAAAGCGTTCAAATGTGTCATCAACGAAAGGGGGAGATTTATGCTTCACAACATTCAGTAGATGACTAAGTCAATTCGTAACAATGATTGCGTTATGAAAATACGGACATAATACAAATTCCCACTTACATCACTAAATACTGATTAACAATTCCCTGCGTTGAGTAATTGATCATCATTGAACTGAGAAGGAAGAAGATTAGCTGTAACAGCTATGACACTGGATTATAAAGTCAAAACAGTTGTTGCATGTGTATATATATCGgatctatattatttttataaatattaatgttaGTATTCATGCAATAGTTatcaatacaaaattaaatatgtGCTACACAACAAACGCATGACgcatataacaatatattaaaatgtatgacCAAAGTAGTAATAAggattatcataataataataataataataataataataataataataataataataataataataataataataataataataataataataatgataataataataataataataataataataataataataataataataataataataatcattatcatcatcatcatcatcatcatcatcatcataatcataataataactaCAATTTCCCTGACATTTCGTGAAATAATATATTgtgcacacacaaaaaataataatcgtttttatcaGATTTGTCTTATTGAATAAGAGCAACAATCTGCTGAAATTATGTTATGCAGGCAAACAATTTCTTATGGCTTAATGATATAATTCTTTAATTAAATGTCCGTGATTGGGTGGAATTTCGAAGGAAACAAATACTGAAATTGGCGTCACCATCTACTGTAACTGAATGAATGGCTTTCGTCATTCAAGTATTGTAGACTGGCATGAGTCATTGTTAACAGAAGGGTGCTAGTAATCCTTGTTGAAACTGTTTGTATGTATTATGTCCGCGATATTGTTCTAGAACAACAGTTTGTGCGTAAGTCACTGCTAATAAAAAATCGAAGACACATCTGCCGCCCCTTTAGTGTGGATGACTTAGTACTATCTTGTCACATATCTTACATTAAGTTACCTCTGCGTTTCGTGATAAAAAAAGACGCCTGTGCGCGTTTCAATACCGATATAAACAAATAAGGACACTAAAGTGACGCCTATTAAATATCTTATCATGACCGAAAATGcttatcttttttaaataaaattgatttgTAATGCACCCCACCATTCCTCCACACCCCACCCCACACACTTGTTAAGACATTGGTTCGGTCCGGTCTTGGTATAACGCGCCAGCCCGACTTGTTAAGACATCGGCTCGGCCCGGTCTTGGTACCACGCGCCAGCCCGACTTGTTAAGACATCGGCTCGGCCCGGTCTTGGTACCACGCGCCAGCCCGACTTGTTAAGACATAGGCTCGGTCCGGTCTTGGTACCACGCGCCAGCCCGACTTGTTAAGACATAGGCTCGGTCCGGTCTTGGTACCACGCGCCAGCCCGACTTGTTAAGACATAGGCTCGGTCCGGTCTTGGTACCACGCGCCAGCCCGACTTGTTAAGACATAGGCTCGGTCCGGTCTTGGTACCACGCGCCAGCCCGACTTGTTAAGACATAGGCTCGGTCCGGTCTTGGTACCACGCGCCAGCCCGACTTGTTAAGACATTGGCTCGGCCCGGTCTTGGTATAACGCGCCAGCCCGACTTGTTAAGACATTGGCTCGGCCCGGTCTTGGTATAACGCGCCAGCCCGACTTGTTAAGACATTGGCTCGGTCCGGTCTTGGTATAACGCGCCAGCCCGACTTGTTAAGACATTGGCTCGGTCCGGTCTTGGTATAACGCGCCAGCCCGACTTGTTAAGACATTGGCTCGGCCCGGTCTTGGTACCACGCGACAGTCCGACTTGTTAAGACATTGGCTCGGTCCGGTCTTGGTATAACGCGCCAGCCCGACTTGTTAAGACATAGGCTCGGTCCGGTCTTGGTACCACGCGCCAGCCCGACTTGTTAAGACATTGGCTCGGCCCGGTCTTGGTATAACGCGCCAGCCCGACTTGTTAAGACATTGGCTCGGTCCGGTCTTGGTATAACGCGCCAGCCCGACTTGTTAAGACATTGGCTCGGTCCGGTCTTGGTATAACGCGCCAGCCCGACTTGTTAAGACATTGGCTCGGTCCGGTCTTGGTATAACGCGCCAGCCCGACTTGTTAAGACATAGGCTCGGTCCGGTCTTGGTATAACGCGCCAGCCCGACTTGTTAAGACATTGGCTCGGTCCGGTCTTGGTATAACGCGCCAGCCCGACTTGTTAAGACATTGGCTCGGTCCGGTCTTGGTATAACGCGCCAGCCCGACTTGTTAAGACATTGGCTCGGTCCGGTCTTGGTATAACGCGCCAGCCCGACTTGTTAAGCCATATGCTTGGTCCGGTCTTGGTATAACGCGCCAGCCCGACTTGTTAAGACATTGGCTCAGTCCGGTCTTGGTATAACGCGCCAGCCCGACTTGTTAAGACATTGGCTCGGCCCGGTCTTGGTATAACGCGCCAGCCCGACTTGTTAAGACATTGGCTCAGTCCGGTCTTGGTATAACGCGCCAGCCCGACTTGTTAAGACATTGGCTCAGTCCGGTCTTGGTATAACGCGCCAGCCCGACTTGTTAAGACATTGGCTCAGTCCGGTCTTGGTATAACGCGCCAGCCCGACTTGTTAAGACATTTGCTCGGTCCGGTCTTGGTACCACGCGCCAGCCCGACTTGTTAAGACATTGGCTTGGTCCGGGCGAATAATCAAACTCCTGTGATGCGGTCGCTTTTCTCGAATATTGTGTTCTGCATCACTCTCTTACGAAGAATTACTTAGCTAACACTTTGCTCTTAGTGCTTGCCATTTCGATCTTCCTCAAGACAGTAAACTCTGCATCAAGACATTAAGCGTTGCCAATAAAATTTTACttagtaaaattaaaaaaagaaaatgattatTAAAGAACTATACATAGTAAAGTTTCTTGTTTCTTGTTCGTTTTGGAATTTAACTTAGAAAACTGTTATGATGTTCGCCAATTTAGAAACAAAGTAACAGGCCGATAAATCCTTTTCTTACCATTGTGTTTTTATTCATTTAGCCTACTTATTTACTGCAGGATAGTTCATCCGCCTTAAATATCATTCGCTAATGCATTTTTTTCGTTACAACAATGTTGTAGCTTTGTTTAGTATATTGCCAAGTTGGTCAAAActggtaaaatattttttcttgcaATTCACATTCACATACGGAAATATGTTCGtaaaaacaatattatgtttacaattaatacaaactttcgtgttgttttttgtgaatcgcatgtaagtatttgaagaaTATCGGTGAGCATGTTCTTTTCATTCAATGATGTGCTTCTTCTTACGCAATTTACATCAACAGAGTAGTTTGTACAAATCTAAATTATGACGCCAAAGCATCGCATGTTTGCaaaagtgacgtcaacgtcaatAATACGTAACGTCCGATTAGTAAAAGACAACATGGCGTCGTTAGAAGAATGGAGCGATATTGCTGATACAGCTTTAATTGGCATTTTTTCGCGTCTGTCTGACCTAGACCGTCTGAATGCTGCCTGCACGTGCAAGAACTGGTACCGGCTGTTCTCAACATCCGCTCTATGGCGGTGGAGACGCGTTAAGTTTGACACAGCGTCTCCAGAACTTACGGCGGAGCGCGAAATCAAATTCCTCGATAAGTTCGGACACTGCCTGAACAAACTATCCATTTCGTTAGGGAGACCGAATTTTAAAACCTGCATGACGATATCCAAAGCGGCGGGCGTCTACTTTCAACGCATGCACAGTCGCAACGACATCCGGCTGAGGATACTAGAACTGGAAGGTTTACACATGGAGCAACGCTGGCACTTCGCACTTTCTAGAAACCGACTCGTGTCTTCTTTATGCAAAATGATAcggaaacaaaaatatattgagtCCATTTATATGGCGAGCGCCAGAATGCGCCTTGTCGACGGATCGCGTATTTTAGAGGCGCTTGCAAAAGGCGCCACGGGTTCAACTATCAAAAACATCTATATGGAGGACTTCTTTGAGCACAACGTCTTCCCTTTCCGCTACGAGCGATTCGTGACGGCCATGTCCAAGTTTTCCTCCTTAGAAAGTTTAAACATTAATTACCGATACATTAACGGCGTCATGCTGCGAAACATGGCAAACAAATTGAACCACTGCTTGAAAAATCTTTCTCTCGTCATCGAGGGCGACGTGCGAGGTATCGAAATTCCGGCTGACGTTTGGACGGAGTTCGGGGAGAAGTGCCCCGGGGCGGAAGTCGGCATATATCTCTGCACGACGGTCGTTCGCGGTAATGACCTGCGGACGACGTTTGTCCGAGGTATTCCGATTGGACACGTGTACCTGACGTCGTGGTCAAGAGTGGACGAGACGGAGTCAAGACTGGCCGCGCTGCTTCGACATCTTGGAAATCTTTACCACAACTCTATGAGTAAGAAAAAAGCAATGTGGAGTCGAAATAAGTCATAACTCATAAAATAATTCTAAAACCTAAATAAAAATAGTGTTTTACTTTACAAAAAAACAGGCATAttctttaaatgcaaaaataGTTCAAGTATTGTTCGAAAGACAAAGTCCGTAAACTAAAATAACCGAAAatcatgttaaatgtttatttatgtccTATTTATATTCTCCTGTAttgtatattcaatatatacattaccagcataaaaccagaacagcctaagagtgactcgcagtctgttctggctttatgctatttgctgcccatcagtatttTAGGGATGGAAATGAAGATTATAACAATTTGAATCAAGTTAGAAAAGTTATTACTTGGTTTAGATTTTCTAAAGGACTCCAAAAGCGTCAAAATGCGTGATCAGAGCGGGAAAGGGTTTAATAAAAGACTCTCAGACGGTGACACAAATTTCTCTCCATGCAATACTTTtgtcctgttctgagaaaactaggcatagtgcatgtgcgtaaaatgtcgttccatattagcctgtgcattccgcacaggctaatcagggacgacactttctgctttaatggtgtttttcgtttaaaggaagtcccttttttaccgaaaatctagtttaagcggaaagtgtcgttcctgattagcctgtgcggactgcacatgctaatctgggacgacactttacgcacttgcattatgcccagtttcctcagaacaagGCACATTTTTATCAAACAATGTCCTTGACTTCAGACAGTTTCGCGATGTTCTTTGAGCAGCATGAGCGCATAGACGCGGGTCTCCTCTTCCTGCTCCGTCGGTGTCGGCACCTGGAGGACCTCTGTGTGCAGGCGCGCCTGTCCGCCGACACCGTCATTGAGATCATGAAGTTGCAGCATCAGAATCGTCTAGGTGAGCAGAGATTAAGGTTTGATTTTACCATGCGCGCTTTGTATGCTTTCTTACGGTGTGCTTGTTTTCTAATGGTTTGTATGCTTTCCTATGGCCATAGGGAAATAACAGTGATTTAACACTGTTTTATCCACtatttaaaaagtgaaaaaaataagGTTGATTTTCATAAGTAATATTACATCGAAATAATGATACAATTTTGACGGGATCATGCTCGCGGAAGTTTTAAGCTAAAATTAGACTAGACGTTGGAAAACGAACCTATgctttaattatttgttataCGAACAAACATAGATATGCTCTGTACGTGAAAAGTTTATACTTAATAGACGTTAACGCACATACGGCGTCATGATAAGTATCAGAAGTACCATCGACCTCATCTTcaatattatcataattattctCATCAGCCGAATCTTGATCAGtcgagcctcattctgggaaaatggagcttaatgcatgtgcgtaacgttttGTCCCACTAGCTAATCCaagaggacactttccgcctttatggtatatttcgtttaaatgaagtcttttcttagcgaacatctagtttagacggaaagtgtttcCCAGATTATTCTTTTCGGTCTGCActagcttatcagggacgacactttgcgcacatgcattaagcccagttttcccagaacgtaaCTCAGTTTTACCTTTGAAGCCCTGAAGTCCATCAACCTAACGGTGCCCGGCCTGACATCCGACGACTGGCGGCGCATTGACGCCGAAAAAGAGCGCCTACTGACCGCCGTCCCCGACTTCATCTACGTCGGCCCCACCGAGTTCGGCTCAAGCACGAGCGGCAGCAGCACGGACAGCACCGATGACGTAAACGAAGACGTAGACGACGGTGGCGATGACGTCATTatcgatgatgatgacgaagttTTCCTGATCAACGCGAATAACTTGGATGTAGAGGTAGAGCTGGAGAGAGACGATGATGCTGATAATGAGGAGGAAGGTCTGGGGTTCATCTTGCCGCCTCGTGACATGAataacaatgatgatgacaaCAATGCGTTGGAGTAGTGGCGTCCAGGAGCAGGCTTAAGCTTTTTTTCACGGACAACGAtgatatatgagccgcgttcttgaAACTGGGCTAAACGCATATGCGTAAAataacgtcccagattagcatgttctgtccgaacatgctaatcaggggcgacaattTCCGCCTCAAAAGGATTTCCGGttaaagaaacttcctttaaccgagaaatttaataaatgctcaaagtgtcgtccctgattggcctgttcggactgcacatgcttatcatggacgacacttagcgcacatgcatgaagcctggacgacacttagcgcacatgcatgaagcctggacgacacttagcgcacatgcatgaagcctggacgacacttagcgcacatgcatgaagcctggacgacacttagcgcacatgcattaagccccgtttgccCAGAACGATGTTCATATGTATACAATTATATAGTTAATGTGTAGTTATTGTTAAATGGCATTAATGGGCTGCATTTACAAAAACGCCTATGGGCTTAAATCAAGCTTAGGAATACAGAATAACAATTGCTTCTATTGTtctttgaaaaaacatggccattaAGTGGAGTCTCATGAAGGTATTTACGGAATATAATTTAAGCATTTGTTGTTTTAAAGGACTTTAATGATGACATACTTGGCATTTGTAGGAGACCGATCCATGAAGGCGCAGTACTTAATAGTTTTGACTAACTCATTTCTCGAACGCGCAGTACTTAAGATTTTTTACTCACTCAAGTCTCGAACAAGCAGTACTTACTAGTTTTTAATTACTCAAGTCTCGAACGCTAATTATTTAATAGTTTTTACTCACTTAAGTAACGCACGAGCAGTACTTTATAGTTTTAACTCACTTAAGTCTCGAAACTGCAATTCTTATTAGTTTTGACTCACTCGAGTCTCGAACGCGAATTACTTAATAGTTTTGACTCACTCAAGTTTCGAACGCGCTGTACTAAATAGTTTTGACTAACTCAAGAGCGAATCGCAGTACTTATTAGTTTTGACTCACTCAAGTCGCGAACACGCAGTACTTAATAGTTTTCACTCTCTCAATTCTCGAACGCGCAGTACTTAATAGTTTTGACTCACTCAAATCTCGAAGGCGAAGTATTTTATAGTTTTGACTCACTCAAGTCTCGAGCACGCAGTACTTAATAGTTTTTCCTCACTCAAGTATCGAATCGCAGTACTTATTAGTTTGGACTCACTCAAGTCGCGAACACGCAGTACTTAATAGTTTTGACTCAATCATATCTCGAAGGCGAAGTATTTAATAGTTTTGACTCACTCAATTCTCGAACGCGCTTTACTTAACAGTTTTGACTCACTCAATTCTCGAAGGCGAAGTATTTTATAGTTTTGACTCACTCAAGTCTCGAACGTGATGTACTTAATAGTTTTGACTCACTCAAATCTCGAACGCGCAGTACTCAATAGTTTTCACTCACTCAAGTCTAGTTATAAGACATTAGTCTAGTTAAGTTTCCATTCTTAAGTCTCGCTTCCATTCATTTGTCTAGTTAATTTTAACTTGTTGAGTCTCGTTTCAATTATTTAGTCTAGTTAACTTTCCATGCGTATGTCTCGTCCCAATAAATTAGTCTAGTTTAGTTCCGATTCTTAAGTCTAACAACCGTTTTCAGAGGACTTGTCTAGCGGTGTGATAGTTTGCGTCACATTAAGTGCCATAACGCTCCTGAAGCATATCTAACGGAGCACGTATGTGCATCCCGTGTTATAAGCAATAAAGTTGACAAATATAAGTGGTATGAAATTGTTATAcattcaaaaacataattatattaataaactgGAGTCTACGAACGAAACACATTGATTATCCATGTGGCGAGTCACATTTTGTGTTTGCATTCTATTATATAAATCGCTTACATTTCTTGTTAATATAGCCATAACCTGTTGATTTGTTGAACACTGACTTAtcgatgtatacatgtatattattgaataatatacactAATGGTAATTCAACCAAGAGAACTGTATTATTCTTAATGACTGTATTTTTTCCAGGATAAGAATCAATTCcatttcaa
Encoded here:
- the LOC127834669 gene encoding F-box only protein 39-like — protein: MASLEEWSDIADTALIGIFSRLSDLDRLNAACTCKNWYRLFSTSALWRWRRVKFDTASPELTAEREIKFLDKFGHCLNKLSISLGRPNFKTCMTISKAAGVYFQRMHSRNDIRLRILELEGLHMEQRWHFALSRNRLVSSLCKMIRKQKYIESIYMASARMRLVDGSRILEALAKGATGSTIKNIYMEDFFEHNVFPFRYERFVTAMSKFSSLESLNINYRYINGVMLRNMANKLNHCLKNLSLVIEGDVRGIEIPADVWTEFGEKCPGAEVGIYLCTTVVRGNDLRTTFVRGIPIGHVYLTSWSRVDETESRLAALLRHLGNLYHNSMNSFAMFFEQHERIDAGLLFLLRRCRHLEDLCVQARLSADTVIEIMKLQHQNRLALKSINLTVPGLTSDDWRRIDAEKERLLTAVPDFIYVGPTEFGSSTSGSSTDSTDDVNEDVDDGGDDVIIDDDDEVFLINANNLDVEVELERDDDADNEEEGLGFILPPRDMNNNDDDNNALE